One window of Gloeothece citriformis PCC 7424 genomic DNA carries:
- a CDS encoding AmpG family muropeptide MFS transporter, translating into MKISPIKVFLNPKMASLMLLGLASGFPYFLTSRTLQAWMTVEQVDLASIGLFSLVALPYSLKFLWSPLLDRYVPPFLDRRRGWLLLTQIGLTVAIALMAFQQPRQSLQLLAINALFIAFLSASQDIAFDAYRTDILEQREMGAGAAIAVLGYRIGLLITGAVALILADRMPWQTVYLCLAGIMALCIIVTILAPKQNLKAHPPASLREAIILPFNEFFHRSGFLKASLILLFIFFYRFGDALINNMATPFLLQTGFTQQDIGAIQGGMGLLATIVGSLLGGAILSQWGINRSLWIFGGLQALSNLAYWGLSLVGKNYPAMILTINIENFCGGIATAGFVAFLMSLCNPRFSATQFALLSSLMAVSRDILVAPAGAIATQIGWPLFFLLSIVAAVPGFILLPFFAPWNKTDKIIDNG; encoded by the coding sequence ATGAAAATCTCTCCTATTAAAGTCTTTCTCAATCCCAAAATGGCATCCCTGATGCTGTTGGGTTTGGCTTCTGGTTTTCCTTATTTTTTAACCAGTCGTACTCTTCAAGCTTGGATGACGGTAGAACAAGTCGATCTAGCCTCAATTGGGCTTTTTAGCTTAGTTGCCCTTCCTTATTCCCTTAAATTTCTTTGGTCGCCTTTATTAGATCGCTATGTTCCCCCTTTTCTTGATCGCCGTCGCGGATGGCTATTATTAACTCAAATTGGTTTAACGGTAGCGATCGCTTTGATGGCATTTCAGCAACCCCGACAGTCTCTACAATTATTAGCTATTAATGCCCTTTTTATCGCCTTTTTGAGTGCTTCTCAAGATATCGCTTTTGATGCTTACCGAACCGATATTTTAGAACAGAGAGAAATGGGGGCAGGTGCAGCTATAGCCGTTTTAGGGTATAGAATTGGGTTATTAATTACGGGGGCAGTTGCTCTTATTTTAGCGGATCGAATGCCTTGGCAAACGGTTTATTTATGTCTAGCCGGGATAATGGCCTTGTGTATTATTGTTACTATTTTAGCCCCCAAACAAAACCTAAAAGCTCATCCTCCGGCTTCTTTAAGAGAGGCTATTATTTTACCGTTTAATGAGTTTTTTCATCGCTCAGGTTTTTTAAAAGCGAGTCTGATTCTTTTGTTTATTTTCTTCTATCGATTTGGGGATGCTTTAATTAATAATATGGCCACTCCTTTTTTACTCCAAACCGGATTTACTCAACAAGATATAGGAGCAATTCAGGGAGGAATGGGGCTTTTAGCGACTATTGTCGGGTCTTTATTAGGAGGAGCAATTCTTTCTCAGTGGGGAATTAATCGCTCTTTGTGGATTTTTGGGGGCTTACAAGCTCTCAGCAATCTGGCTTATTGGGGGCTATCTCTTGTCGGAAAAAATTATCCGGCGATGATATTAACGATTAATATTGAGAATTTTTGCGGGGGAATTGCAACAGCCGGCTTTGTCGCTTTTTTAATGAGTTTGTGTAACCCTCGTTTTTCGGCGACTCAATTTGCTTTATTATCAAGTTTGATGGCGGTAAGTCGAGATATCTTAGTAGCACCAGCAGGGGCAATTGCGACTCAAATAGGTTGGCCTTTGTTCTTTTTATTGTCTATTGTAGCGGCAGTTCCGGGGTTTATTTTATTGCCTTTCTTTGCCCCTTGGAACAAGACCGACAAGATAATTGATAATGGATAA
- a CDS encoding histidine phosphatase family protein — protein MTQTVWIARHGNRLDFVNPDWFNTAIRRYDPPLSEDGLIQAQELGERLKSENIAHIFASPFLRTLQTANQIADCLDLPIKLEAGLCEWLNPHWMTEVPQTHPQNLLKLEFPRIDWGYTSRIIPQYPETEEKMIERVKETVRQLVGEFKEDILLIGHGASVLGATWGLVEGNPQINASLCCLVKIVQNEDKWEMVLNGDVSHLSQTERVVRFN, from the coding sequence ATGACTCAAACTGTTTGGATAGCAAGACACGGAAACCGCTTAGACTTTGTTAACCCTGATTGGTTTAATACAGCGATTAGACGTTATGATCCTCCTTTATCGGAAGATGGGCTGATCCAAGCTCAAGAATTAGGAGAACGGTTAAAATCAGAAAATATCGCTCATATTTTTGCATCCCCGTTTTTACGGACGCTCCAAACTGCTAACCAAATTGCCGATTGTTTAGATTTACCGATTAAACTAGAAGCCGGACTCTGTGAATGGTTAAATCCTCATTGGATGACGGAAGTTCCCCAAACTCATCCCCAAAATTTATTAAAATTAGAATTCCCCCGTATTGACTGGGGTTACACCTCTCGTATCATTCCTCAATATCCAGAAACCGAAGAGAAGATGATCGAACGGGTTAAAGAAACTGTCAGACAATTGGTAGGGGAATTTAAGGAAGATATTTTATTAATTGGTCATGGAGCATCAGTTTTAGGGGCAACTTGGGGACTTGTCGAGGGTAATCCTCAAATTAATGCTTCTTTATGCTGTTTAGTAAAAATTGTGCAAAATGAAGATAAATGGGAAATGGTCTTAAACGGGGATGTTTCTCATTTGAGTCAAACCGAAAGAGTTGTGCGATTTAATTAA
- the tatC gene encoding twin-arginine translocase subunit TatC — MTPTETQTPSTEDDKTYLDEIPDEVEMSLFDHLEELRMRIFYSLIAVVVGVIGCFIVVKPLVQLLQVPAQGVKFLQLAPGEFFFVSIKVAGYSGIVLASPFILYQIIQFVLPGLTRRERGLLGPVVLGSSVLFFAGLAFAYIALIPAALKFFISYGADVVEQSWSIDRYFEFVLLLLFSTGIAFQIPVIQLILGYLNIVSSAQMLAGWRYVVLGGVILGAILTPSTDPLTQSLLAGAVLGLYFGGIGAVKLSGH; from the coding sequence ATGACACCCACCGAAACTCAAACCCCTTCTACAGAAGATGACAAAACATATTTAGATGAAATTCCCGATGAAGTAGAGATGTCTTTATTCGATCATCTCGAAGAGTTACGAATGCGGATTTTTTATTCTTTGATCGCTGTCGTTGTTGGAGTCATCGGGTGTTTTATTGTTGTTAAACCTCTGGTTCAACTGTTACAAGTTCCCGCCCAAGGGGTAAAATTTTTACAACTGGCTCCGGGTGAGTTCTTTTTTGTTTCAATAAAAGTCGCTGGATATAGTGGCATAGTCCTAGCGAGTCCTTTTATTCTCTATCAAATTATTCAATTTGTCTTGCCTGGGTTAACCCGTCGAGAACGTGGTTTATTAGGGCCTGTGGTCTTAGGGTCAAGTGTTCTTTTCTTTGCCGGGCTTGCTTTTGCTTATATAGCCCTCATTCCCGCCGCCCTGAAATTTTTTATCAGTTATGGTGCTGATGTAGTCGAACAATCTTGGTCAATCGATCGCTATTTTGAGTTTGTATTATTGTTACTGTTTAGTACAGGGATAGCCTTTCAAATTCCGGTGATTCAGCTAATATTGGGCTATTTAAATATTGTTTCTTCGGCTCAAATGTTAGCCGGTTGGCGTTATGTAGTTTTAGGGGGCGTAATTTTAGGGGCAATTTTAACCCCATCCACCGATCCCTTAACTCAATCACTTTTAGCCGGGGCTGTTTTGGGGTTATATTTTGGGGGAATTGGGGCGGTAAAACTGAGCGGACATTAG
- a CDS encoding thiol-disulfide oxidoreductase DCC family protein, giving the protein MKYHVIYDGNCHLCTTFTQLLEQFDRGQLFDYIPMQDEATLQQFGIVPSACEMGMILVDGNNTHRRWQGSDAAEEIVRLLPLGEGFINAYRLLPGMKWIGDRTYEQIRDNRYNWFGKRDTTYYSAHPFGCNAER; this is encoded by the coding sequence ATGAAATATCACGTTATTTATGATGGAAATTGTCATCTTTGTACCACTTTTACCCAACTTTTAGAACAATTCGATCGGGGTCAGCTATTTGATTATATCCCCATGCAAGATGAAGCGACTTTACAACAATTTGGGATTGTTCCTTCTGCTTGTGAAATGGGGATGATTTTAGTAGATGGGAACAACACCCATCGCCGTTGGCAAGGAAGCGATGCCGCCGAAGAAATTGTCCGTTTATTACCTCTGGGGGAAGGGTTTATTAATGCCTATCGTCTCTTACCCGGTATGAAATGGATAGGAGATCGCACTTACGAACAAATTCGGGATAATCGCTATAACTGGTTTGGGAAAAGAGACACCACTTATTATTCGGCTCATCCTTTTGGCTGTAATGCAGAAAGATAA